From Linepithema humile isolate Giens D197 chromosome 8, Lhum_UNIL_v1.0, whole genome shotgun sequence, one genomic window encodes:
- the LOC137001449 gene encoding putative nuclease HARBI1, which translates to MDRQNIVTLMFEHDSDEHENIIQIIEDFQDLFEDNLLEAEIKTLHVRNENYYEITIPQYSLSDFHAHFRMTRRTMELLINVIGQHMEKEYYVVPLDKQVALTVWILAKAESFLAVGDRFGMSASTAHFCFQNIIKTLASLLGTYIKWPNAANVQNIIDDFEYRSRGIPGVIGVIDGCHIPIMQPYNNPTDYYNRKAFHSVILQAVCDNKRRFIDVHIGVPGRCHDARVYRNSPLFQNIMYQNLIPNTNHIIGDAAYPLSRFLIVPYKDNGHLTERQSRYNKKLSSIRSTIERAFALLKGKFRKLKYLEMYNLDLINYAIASACILHNLILTEEGDCDDYLDEIPGV; encoded by the exons atggatCGACAAAATATTGTTACGCTTATGTTTGAACATGATAGTGATGAACATGAAAACATTATACAAATCATCGAGGATTTTCAAGACTTATTcgaagataatttattagaagCAGAGATTAAAACATTGCATGTacgaaatgaaaattattatgaaataacaaTTCCACAATATTCATTAAGCGATTTCCATGCACATTTTCGGATGACACGCAGAACAATGGAG ctTCTTATAAATGTAATCGGACAACACatggaaaaagaatattatgtgGTACCTTTAGACAAACAAGTTGCATTAACTGTATGGATTTTGGCAAAAGCAGAATCATTTCTCGCAGTTGGAGATAGATTTGGAATGTCTGCTAGCACAgcacatttttgttttcaaaatattataaaaacattggCTTCATTATTGGGTACATACATAAAATGGCCAAATGCAGCAAATGTGCAAAACATTATAGat GATTTTGAATATCGTTCTCGTGGAATACCAGGAGTGATTGGCGTTATTGATGGTTGCCACATTCCGATAATGCAACCATATAACAATCCGACAGATTATTATAACAGAAAAGCTTTCCATAGTGTCATTTTACAAGCCGTATGTGACAATAAAAGAAGATTTATAGATGTGCACATAGGTGTGCCAGGAAGATGTCACGACGCGCGAGTTTACCGAAATAGTCCTCTTTTCCAGAATATaatgtatcaaaatttaattccgaACACAAATCATATAATTGGCGATGCAGCTTACCCGTTAAGTCGATTTTTAATAGTACCATATAAAGATAATGGTCACTTAACCGAAAGACAAAgcagatataataaaaaattaagttctATTCGATCTACAATTGAACGAGCTTTTGCATTGTTAAAAggaaaatttaggaaattaaaatatttggaaatgtATAACTTAGACCTAATTAACTATGCAATTGCATCCGCATGCATCTTGCATAATCTTATATTAACAGAAGAAGGTGATTGTGATGATTATTTAGATGAAATACCAGGAGTGTAA
- the LOC105669242 gene encoding uncharacterized protein has product MAFIESQYLIEGVIYNIVETADIHEKLRKDATFASQYIDGHSAQLEFQPQRTSIGRTVIGNKNDSNVVYVHDASSQLEFQSPSAEKENDDSFTWTQDAVRLLLTEYEKRKEKFRNPTIKKKMLWSEIKNIFDKHGYKISTDSLDKKFRNLKKTYLKIHDNNKKTSTGRGTVTWEYYDNFCNIFNHDKTISMDNTLSSMRVITENDKTINPEILDLSVDLNEPAVTDMLVTANSFESTDEDNPTTSCSTPNSTTGQNIKSAKIERLKERGKKRNYDVFRKDLVAIGKEKLQESKKLRESVDTMITVQKERNKIFSELTEYLKNK; this is encoded by the exons atggcTTTCATAGAAAGTCAATATCTTATTGAAGGTGTTATCTACAATATAGTAGAGACAGCTGATATACATGAAAAGTTACGAAAGg atGCTACTTTTGCATCGCAGTATATAGATGGACATTCTGCGCAATTAGAATTTCAACCGCAAAGGACTTCAATAGGAAGGACTGTAATAGGAAACAAAAATG ATTCTAATGTGGTATATGTGCATGATGCCTCTTCGCAATTAGAGTTCCAGTCACCATctgcagaaaaagaaaatg atGACAGTTTTACATGGACACAAGATGCAGTTCGATTATTGTTAACAGAatatgaaaagagaaaagaaaaatttcgaaatcctacaatcaaaaagaaaatgttatggagcgaaataaaaaatatattcgataaACATGGGTATAAAATAAGTACTGACagtttagataaaaaatttcgaaatttaaaaaaaacttatttaaaaattcacgataacaataagaaaacaaGTACCGGAAGAGGTACGGTAACATGGGAGTATTATGATAACTTTTGCAACATATTTAATCATGATAAAACTATTTCAATGGATAATACATTAAGCAGTATGAGAGTTATTacagaaaatgataaaacaataaacccggaaatattagatttatcTGTCGACTTAAATGAACCTGCAGTTACTGATATGTTAGTAACTGCAAATTCCTTTGAGTCGACAGACGAAGACAATCCAACAACTTCATGTAGTACTCCCAATAGCACAACtggtcaaaatattaaaagtgctAAAATTGAAAGATTGAAAGAACGAGGAAAGAAACGAAATTATGATGTCTTTCGAAAAGACTTAGTAGCAAtaggaaaagaaaaacttcAAGAATCAAAAAAATTGCGTGAATCAGTAGATACTATGATAACTGTTCAAAAAGAAcgtaacaaaattttctccgaattaacagaatatttgaaaaacaaataa